The genomic interval CATATTTAACGTTTCAGTTTGAATTTGAACTTGCACCGTACAACACAAGTTTAATCACCTCAGCAGAGGTTAAAAGAAGGAAGTTTACCTGTTAGTTATTTAATGAAATGCTGCATCGTTTTATTCATGTCATCAAGAAAAGTGTCTGTGTTAATTCTGCACGTTTTGGGACTCGGTgataattgttttcttttgtctgtgACAGCCGAGTTCGACCATCAGTTGGTGCGATCAGCTCCCGTCTTCCTCCGCCGCCCTCTCCAGCTCCAGCCTCTCTTCGGCGTCTCTCTCCAGCTCCAGTCTCTCCATTGAGTCCAGAGCGCCCGCACCAGCGCCGCCGACGTCGGCATCAGACGACATGGAGTCTGACGAGAGGCCGTACGTGTGCGATCTGTGCACCTGTGCTTACAAGCACGCCAGCTCCCTGCTCAACCACAAGCTCACCCACAAGACCGGAGACTTCAGGTCGAGACATTGAACAcaaatcatttatattttcctGCGTGTTGTAATCGACTGTaaatgtctgaatgtttttgaaTCAGGATATAAATGTCTCTGATATCGTTAATCCCTTTTTAACGTTTGCGATATTTTCCCGTCCCAAACCCAGGTGTGACTTTTGTAGCAAGCCCTACACCAACTACATGTCCCTGCGTAACCACATGAGAATCCACGGTCAGAAGCGTTACATGTGTGACCTGTGTGGGAAGGCCTTCCGCCTGGCCCGGTACCTCCGTAACCACCAGAGGATCCACGACGACGGACCCAACCGCTTCGACTGTCCCTCCTGCTGCAAGAGCTACAGGACCATGCTGGAGCTCGCCCAGCACCGCTGCACCGCCGCCTCGACCAGCCAGGTGAGCCAGTGTGCGCTGTGAAGACAGTGGAGGGTGTGTCAGGCTGCGCTAGAACCTGTTAATAAATATGTGTGGGGAAAAAGGGGGGGGTCCGTGCATGTTATCGGAAAAGAAACACCCGGTAAGCACGCTGTACCAGAGGAGAACGAGGGGGTTGCTAGCGATGCTTTTCTCCTCATGATCGGGCTCTTAGAAATGCAGGAAAACACTACGGACCAGCCGGCTTTGAACTTTGTTTATAGAGAATCCAAATTACCCTTttagtgttctttttttaacatgatttaTTACAGAGACCTGAAAGATCTACAGACGTCTATCCCCTCGTAAATAAAACAGATCGTCTCAGTAACGGCAGCAAGTTTCACATAAAACGTGTGCGTGTCTGTAACTTCATTCGGCAGCTCTTCAGGTGCCGCGTTCTGAGCTTTCAGTTTGGTTtgatatgaaaacaaaacaggaaagttGCAAACGTTAAAGAATCTAGTGGAATATCATTTGCTTAATGTAAATGCAAAAGTTTTTTCAGAATACCAGCTGGGTTAAACTGATCATTTGCAAAGACAGAGCGGTTACCTTTATGTTGCATGTATGAAAATGTAAGCAGTGTGCAGTTCCCAGATTAATATTTCAAAGTCTCCCCCTCGCATATCTGTGTCTGAAGGGACACTCCAGTCAAGGGAACTCTAAAAATCTGGGGTTAGAGTTTCTAGGAAGGACTTGACATTTGGCCCAGTTCTCCTCCTTTCACACCAGGAGATGTCACTAGTGCATCAAAGTGGAGTACCTAAACCTCTCGTAGTGGCATCTCTTGTTATGAATGAACGACAAAGTTGTCCTCCACGACTGCAGCCACTTTAGTGCTCCTTTAAACACCAGGCTGTAATCAAATCTCGAGTCTAAAGAGCTCTCAGTGGCTTCACTCTGCAGCCTCATTGTTGGAGGCTCTACAGTGCCAGCGTGCAGCACCCTGTGTCTTCAGCTCTGACACATTGCTGCTTTCACACAGGAGGTGTCACTGTCAATTTCCGCTGCGGTCCGTCAGAGCCGCATGATACGGTGCTGTTAGCTGCCACTAATACAAGTGTATTTTTGATGGAGCCTTATGCAAAGacaaacccttttcacacatacggaaatctcctgaaaaactccggagatttccaggaggagctgtatgtgtgaacgcaacagcCGAATTTTTTACTCCGatattacccggagtttatcctgccagacccctagtattttttccgcagataatccggaggagctgatgtgagaatgcagcaggatattctccggagatttcaatttcagccaatgaaaagagaatgacgtttatatacagttacgggctaaagtgtctgcccgcgaccactacgatctccgtgcacgtaattaaacggctgcataatgttttctgttcgtcagtatgttgttctccgctcttttgtggatgttgtcattccattggattacatatagcattgatataaaggcaaatattctcattataacgtcgtgtagcggactctgttgctacggccgctacttccgcgttgtttatttacgtcacgtcttataTTGGGAAATCCCCCGCGtgccctcccctctgacagggaaagtcccccgctgtgaggagcatatgtgaacggctagttcgggagaatctccggcgaaatcctcctgtaaatatctagatattatccggagggCATATGTTAAAATGGCTACAGAGAATAGAACAGcgcagagcgtccggtcaatttcaaaataaaatacaatatccGGACTCCTGATCGTttgtttcatcactttatcaacataacTTAAAAACAGGCACCGTGTGAGCtacatgttgttctctttattcccgcgtgatcttgtagttctcctgtgatctcgtGAAAGTGTGAGTTgcacagctgctcatggctgcgctcacgctGCAGAAatggacccagtggggcaggacGTGCGCTGACTGAACTcatggactatgtggaaattgtcaGTTACTGACTGTAGGTGATGTTCTTCAGCCTGCAGGAGGTGGAGAACGTTACAACTGCAGCATTTTAAACCTTAGTGTTCAGGTAAATGTTAGACGCTCTGATGCTGCAGCACACGGCTCGCCTGGTCTGTAGCTCGTTTTCTATCACCACGAGGAAGACGGGGGCGCTTTAGTCTCTTagacctgctgtgtgtgtttatattaataCATGTGTGCTAAGACTTTTTGTGTATTATTTGCGTGCATGTAACATTTTGTAACCGTGTCctctctccagcagcagcctcaCACCCTCCCGTAGAGAACGCATGCTGTGCAGTCAGGGTTAGACCAGGGTTAGGCTCAGTTTAGGGACAGGGTCAGGGAATGAAAACACTTCAGTGGATTTTCCTCACAAGTGTAGTAATCcaaatttatgtgtgtgtgtgtctgtgcgtgtgtgtatgtgtgtgtggggtttgGTTTAATAAGAACCGGTTCAACTGCCCGTCCTGCTTTAAGAGCTACAGAACCATGCTGGACCTGGCCCAGCACCGCTGCAGCGCCGCGGCCAAAAACCAGGTTGGTGTGAGCGTGAGTGAGCATGTCTccgtgtgtgttggtgtttgtgagGTGGAGTCAGCAGACTGAGCTGTAGCTGTGAGTGAGGATGAATATAAACAGGAGCTTTAGAGGAGCCGAATCCCCAAAACAGGTCGACGTCTGATCGATCTGAAGGTTCAAACTGGTTTAATGTGGCGGGCGGCGTTATCGTGACACAAACATAGAAGTGTAAACAAACTATCGATGGAATCTGACCACGATATCTCATCTcgtttgcacaaaaaaaactccaggCTAAAGGAGGAAATCTCCTTTTAACTTCATCCCTAAAATGTTGCTTTGTCCCTAAAGAGCGAAACTGACTCGAGCTGCGGGAATAAAATTCTGCCGACTTCCTGATTTCACTTCAGGCTTCGAGTTCTGTCACAACCAGGACTACGACTCCAGCCCGTACTgattctaaaatattttttcgCAGGCGAATCTGGTCGTTAAAAAGTTTAAACATGCTGAacatgattcatgttttttgtacaCACAACGGCACATCTCGCCTGTCCTCAACCTGTAGCTTTGTTAACTGCATGTTTTGGAAATATTCACCAGCGGTGAGTTTGAGATGCTCAAGTACTTCATCGCATCTTGAAATGTTTCTCTAGATATTCTGTTATCACATCAGAGGATTCAGGTATACGACGCGCATCACAACGCTGACTGAAGCTGcagaaaatattaaaactaCGGCATGAGAAGctccacttttcaaaataagacgtGGCCTCACAATGTTGCACTTACAGGAGAGACATAAAgcagacttctctctctctctctcctgtgtggtGATTTTTATTGATAAACCAAAGCCTGCACAGGTATCACAGATTTctctgtgtgggaaacactggatcgatagtattgaaaagtaccgcagctttaaaaaaacaagaacatctgTTTCATAAGACAGTGTGTCATTCAAAGTGAATCTCAATGCTGATTGGCTTTCACAACAAATTAAATCCAGTGCCTCGCAGCGGCAAGTTtgcagtaccaggtcccagtttgatgaccttcCAGGATTTCTCTGATGGCGTTCTGCTTCAGCTGTGGAGCTCCACTAAAATCGTCTGAAATCTGTCTGAATGCTGCAACATTTAAGGACGATAAACCGGCTGAGAGGACACTTAAATAACCACATCGGGATAAGAAGTCTGAACATACGTTTTGTCTGTCCTGTCTGcaagaaaagacaggaaataaacttttaaatacttgtgtttttaatggcGTTTGTTTTAACCGTTTCTGACGCACTGTCGGGGTGTCAGGAGAATCTCTACGCTGATGCAGCATCATGCACATTTCTCTAAAGacttgaaatgtttaaactgcTGCAAATGATGCAACAATTTGTGTCTGTTTACGTCTTtgctttgactttgttttttatccGAATGTTTGAAAAGTCGTCTTCATTTTGGCCTGAAAACGCCATAAAAGAAAGAGTTGTTAAAGCGAGCGTCTGCTGATATCGGGGGAGGGGCGTAGATGTTGGAGGTGACagtctgtgtgagtgtatgcgtgtgtgtgtgtgtgcacaaagtGACCACTCCATCCACTCATACTGACAGGTGTAAAGAGAGGGAGGTTAGTCAGTGTGCAGACTTAACGCAGCGAGCGGTGATTCAGCGTGGAGAAGATTTCATCACACTCATCcgtcacctctcctcctctctcgtcaTGCTGCATGAAGCACAACAACAGGAGTGTGATCACAAaatctctttttcctctctcctccctcctctcgtGCAGTCCGGCAGTCGTCGCAATTTCTCCAACGCTCGccgtcagcagcagcagcaacaacagaacAATGCGAACTCCATGATGCAGCACGGAGGACACGGCCAGGACGCTCTGCCCTCCCACTGCGTCTCCCCGATGTCACAGCCAGGACAAGGCGGCCAACCGGTGCCCGACCCCCACCAGGTAGGACGAAAAACCTAATGGCTGATTATTCTTCGGGTGTCCCCGACTGAGGATTAACATAGTCCTGATTGCAGTAGTTCACCTACTGAGCATGCATAAACCTTACTACACAcgtcctttaaaataaaagtgcagTAAAGACTTATtgtcacagcttttttttaacactcaaaaaaaactttttgggTCCCGACCAGCTAGCtgagaacctttttttttttttttgcataaatctcttgaacaacttcagccctgctcaaaaatatcaaatattgagtaattatcaggaatttaaccaatattatattaattattcaatatatgatagtgttctattgatctattaaaaaaaaattaaaaggtgCATTCCACAATTTGtaaagagagagactttcttacaaaaaatggtgccatatgcactaacataGACAAAATGATGGCCAGATAAAGAGGTAGAATTTGACCAAATGGGCAAAAACgtccatagtgatgcatgaTGGTTAAAACAGGAGCTACATTCCCTCAGCCCTTACGACCTCTTACCCGCAGACTTCTTGAACCTGCTTGTTATGACAACGTGTGTgttcagcttgtgtgtgtgtgtgtgtgtgtgtgtgtgtgtgtgtgtcttcctgcAGGGCCGTCCCAGCTCGGTGTCGTCCCAGAGCAGCCAGCAGAGCATGAGGAGCTCGTCCTCCAACAAACACCACTCCTCCTCCGGCTCTACCCCGTCCTCCTCCTACTCCCTGCTGCAGCCCCTGGTGCCTGAGGTAAAGGAGATGAGCTCGGGATACACTAGGCTGAGCGCCAACCCCATGGTAGGAGAGAGAGCCGCCCACACACACCGCCGTCAGCTCCCCCTGCAGGCTagctgcctcctccctgtctgaGTACTAACATCAGGAGAGAGGGACTAATATTCTTCAATTCTTTGAGTGTCCATCTGGGAACTCGCTCACTGCTCATGTCTGTTCTCTGAGCTGTTACGGTACAGCGAGGTGATCAGGCATGAGTCTGAAGAGTTTCCTGGTCGACGCCATCTGAGCGATCTTCTTAAATCCTTCGGTTTCAGTTTGCTGAATTCTTTTGCTAAACTTTTTGTGGCACACATCAAGCTGCGTTTCTACGATATCGCTGGAATaaatttttgttttgtcaaagagtaaccaaaaaaaagagttctCAGACTTCATcacaatacacacactgtgGAAACCCTCTCATGTTAAGATATATTAAatacagtaaaagtaaaacctGAGCACCTGGAGGAAACACTCGAAAAACCAAACTTGACATCAGTGTGAACTCAGCATCTGTTTTTTCTGGAGACATGGATGTTGTAGTGTGTGACATCCTATCGGCAGCAGAGCCTTGTTTTTGTGGCAGTCGGAGCTAAAAGATGTGAGAGCAGAGGCTGATACGGGAGAGGTCTTTCATTCCCGTCCAATCCcaaaccacatttttttttagaaatcctGTCCCGTCATAATCCCGGTAAAAAGACTCCCCACTCCTCCCGCTCCTGTTACACTTCATGTTCTCAGTTTGACAAATCTGGTGATTTTCAGCTGCTTTACAGCCCATCTGCTTTTTTAGGCGTTTCTCTTGAGGCCACTCGAGTCTCCGCTGTTTCTCACAATGAAGTTACAAACGCTCGACCGTCACTCTCGACTCTTGTGAACTTTGTTAGTATCCGACCAGACGGATAATTGTTTTTAACTTTGCCCTGCAGCTCTGTCTTTCCCGCCTCAGTTATCCCCATGAATGTATTCCAGAAGGTTCTACCTGCTTTCTCTCAATCCATCGTTGTTTGGTTTATGAAGGACTGCAGCGCGTGCGTGACTGCGTTTAACCAGCAAGCTGATAGAAATAACAGCcgcagctctctgtgctctgtgaAATAATCCAGCAGACTGAAATCAGCCGccgagctctctctctcactctgaactGAACTGTGACGCCTCTCTGTTGGTGAGACACGACTAACCTGGGGCTGTGCCGCTGActttcctccaccttttctcaCTTTAACACAAATCATTATTTCACCTCTGTGTTTCTCACGTTTCTGCTTTTTAGTTCTAGCTGCACAATCTCTTCATGTCCAATTTAAACTCAGTTTTCTCTTAAAATAATCACGATGCATCAAAAGTTCAAAGTAATCAAGAAATGATTCTGTTTGACCTGAAGGTGCTGATAGGACACGGTGTCAGACTTCGAGATAACGGGCTGATTTAAGGTCCGGTGTCCGGACACGGGGCCGCTCGGAGCCAATTATCTGCACagattattttatgtttgagCATTTTCtgacccccaaaaaaacaaaaatgttttgctgtttttgaaacCGGTTTTAATGTGATTAGATTTTTAtcagaatcatatcaaagttttaGTAACCATGACAACCGCAGTTTGATCTCTGAGGAGATTTTCAGGTTGTTTCTCCTCACACACTTAAAGCTGCGTGAGgagaagctccgcctcctctctGGTCTGAACTCTGCGTCTCACCTTCACTGTTTCTTTCTGCATTGTTTCAAAGTGTCCTcgtttgttatttttctaaagctccttttttttttaaaaccatctAAACTCCATCGATGCATTAAACTGTTCAAGGAGTCACACTGACGCTtccctttctcccccccccttcttttccatcctccctccccccccccggccCCTCCCCCTGCAGCCGAAGCACCAGGACACTTTCTCTCTGGCCCCCCAGCGGCCCCTCACCACCATCAACCCCATCGGCCACTCCCTCCATCCGAACGGAGCGCCCACGCTGAAGCCTTCCCCCGTGCCGCGCACCATCCAGGCCATGCCGTGGGAGCAGCGCTCGCTCTACAATCAATGAGACCACCTGGACCCGTGCCGACCCggccaacccccccccctccacgtCGCGTCCAACCCCACACACCTCCCCCACCCTCAGCATCGAGGAGGGAGGACTCTGGacgctcctccccctcctcctctgggaCGTTGTGTTtgggccgggggggggggggggggcaggactAGTTGAGATTGATAACTGAGTAGttaggtttaaaatgtgttgcctTGACCCTCCTGTATGATCTATGCCATGTATAAGTTAAAATGTCTGTCCCCTCACTAAGAATTAACCCTCCTCCCCGCTCTAGTTATGAAATATCTATCCTTCCTCCCCGTTACGAATAGTGTCTCCCCCCCCGTCCttccttatttttctttttgttaaatgaaacaaaaacttatttttattaaagaacCCTTCACAGGTTCAGGGCACCGAACATAAATGTGACAAAGTCGTCCCTTCAGTCCGATATGTTTCTGAACATAACCCCGACGTTTTGTGGCTTCTGGAAGAAGACGacaatcttcttcttctgtttagttttttttacgcTCCCCCCCTTCCTCCACGTGCTCCAGAATGAAGCTTGTGTATATCGTGTGTTCGGAGGTGTCTTGACTGTTTCAGAAAGCCGTTCtctcagctcacacacacacacacctgtctgtgaTCTCTGAGCACGGGCAGCACGGACCACCGTCGCTCTGCAGAACTTTTTGAAGCGTCTGTGTTATGAAGACTGAAGTGCTGCTGTTCCAAACAAAAGAAGGACCTCGACGGTGAACGTCTTTTTAACACACAACTGAAAGCTCACTTTTTTCTAAACACCTGCGTCTGACTGGTGGCTTGTTGTTGTAGTTCTAATAATCTGTTGGCTGGGATTCAAACCGTTTAAAGCTCCTCCCCTTTTTTGTCCCACACTGACTGTTTTGCTCCTCTCACGTTAAAGCACTTTAAGACGAGTGCTGCATAATTATTCCTGTTGCCCCGCcccctttccctcctcctctctgtctggaGCTGTCAACCCTTCATCACCCACGCAGCAGCACCAGGACGCGGATACTTCCGGGCGCCACAGGGAAGAAATAAagtctttctgcagctctgaacCTCTTTAACTCCCCGCCAGTATTGATCCTCCTGTTAGCAAACATCACACACGACGACCACGTTCAGGTCTTTTCCGTACGCAGCCAATAAACCCCCCGAGAAGAAGAAGCGAGTTTTGTAACCGGCCAGCAGCAGCCTAACACGGATCCAGTTTGTAGTTCTGTTACGCTAACACGGTGTTCATGGAGACCCCCACCGTTCTACTGACATTGTAttatctctctttttaaagttgtttctatttttattcatgacatgttttcattgttgCTTTCTCtccttgtaaagtgtctttgagtatttagaaaagtgctatacaaataaaatgttttattatcatcaccatcagtgATGCTTTCCTTACGGACGAGCAGATGGGGGGGGCCGCCGCCGCCgctcgcacgcacgcacgcactccTCCAGGGTTTTGTTTGGTCGAATTCATGAAGAGACTCCGGATTTTCATTTTACCCGAAAGAAGACGTGTCCTTGAACTCATCGTCAGTTTTACAGTTTCAAGCTGCTGATGGTGCGTTCATTTACGAGCATCATGGACGCCCCCAGTTGTGCCTGTTGTTTCGTTAGCttataccatagactgtacataaTAAGGCTAACACCTGATGATAACCACAAACTACCTGAGAATCTGTGGGCCTAATGGTGCATTCACTGGGTGTTGATCACATTGGAAAAATTAGTTTCCCAGTAGAGCCCAGCACATGAACGCCTTCTCGAGTTACCAAAAACATTGGGTGGCCAAGTTGCCGTCAGAATCGTCACCACCTGGGGGgctaaatatgttttattaatgctAACATACTTATGATTAATTCATGTGTTGCACATCAACTTTCTTTTCCTGAAATATATAACTTGTAACTGAGACCACCGAGGAGCACATGAACGCAGCAAAAGTAACATGACAACTTATCCACAGATAGAACTTAAAGATACtcgtgattgatttaattacacaaaaacatttaataaaaaaaaaaattaaatgttactgttgatgcacggAGTAGCCATGTGTGTCTGACGTATCAGATCGGGAACTGGGATTTACTGTCTTTCGAGATCAAATGAAACGCACCATAATTCTAAAGGGTGAGAAAAAGCTGCGTTAATGGAAAGAGAAGTGATTGCAAACGTTATTTTCAACTTCTTAATTTAAAGGTGTCGAGGTTTGCTGCTTTCTCCTGgaggacttctttttttgttcacgGTTTGAGATGTCACTGATTCAGAGATGTtaaggaaaaactgaaaaacctCCAGAAAATGTTATCTCCAAGTGttagataaaagttattcaagAGAATGAGGTTAAAATGCTTCTCCCAGCTCGTCCTGAAACTTTGACCTCAACATGTTGAGTTTGATATCAAAAGATTGTTTTTCAAAGTATTTCTAAACCAATAATTTCACCTTTACATGCTAAAGTTCTTCTTTGCAGTTTAACCTCGTTCTTTAGACGCTACTGACTGTCTTAGAAGTTTTATAAGCAGTTATTTTTATTCTGAGAATATTCAGCACATGACTTCATAATGAAGGTAATGATTATTTGCCTCCCTAGTAGAGAGAAGCTTGGAGAAGAGTTATGAAAAGTGTAGAGATCTACAGCTGACGAGACTTACTGCTGTTGAAGACCGAAAGATTCAGAGAAAAACTCCAGAACAGGTGAGTcgacttaaaggagcagtatgtaactcttgacacctagtggttaaaatgggtactgcagtccaaattctaaacatcaaaCGTAAACACTCTTTGAAAGggagtgaaaaaataaaaatacataaaaattataataatacacTAACAATAAGTCATGaattgactttgtttttgaggTAGCTGTGATTAactctttgaaacatttaccacTCGTAACAGGACGgttcaaattctaaacatcgtagagagctgtctccccctctcctctctagagtcgatgctcacacaggttgccatgtggtggacactgaagcttcagtgttgatccagctctgcatgggtctgtaaaactttctgcgttctaacctctctccatttttcaaaaacatctccaa from Labrus mixtus chromosome 20, fLabMix1.1, whole genome shotgun sequence carries:
- the LOC132995622 gene encoding zinc finger protein 646-like isoform X2, translated to MYARTNTGSTHGDFQDRNGVNYVTSTETFGHCSQLFWKKDPNDSGPSSTISWCDQLPSSSAALSSSSLSSASLSSSSLSIESRAPAPAPPTSASDDMESDERPYVCDLCTCAYKHASSLLNHKLTHKTGDFRCDFCSKPYTNYMSLRNHMRIHGQKRYMCDLCGKAFRLARYLRNHQRIHDDGPNRFDCPSCCKSYRTMLELAQHRCTAASTSQNRFNCPSCFKSYRTMLDLAQHRCSAAAKNQSGSRRNFSNARRQQQQQQQNNANSMMQHGGHGQDALPSHCVSPMSQPGQGGQPVPDPHQGRPSSVSSQSSQQSMRSSSSNKHHSSSGSTPSSSYSLLQPLVPEPKHQDTFSLAPQRPLTTINPIGHSLHPNGAPTLKPSPVPRTIQAMPWEQRSLYNQ
- the LOC132995622 gene encoding zinc finger protein 646-like isoform X1; protein product: MYARTNTGSTHGDFQDRNGVNYVTSTETFGHCSQLFWKKDPNDSGPSSTISWCDQLPSSSAALSSSSLSSASLSSSSLSIESRAPAPAPPTSASDDMESDERPYVCDLCTCAYKHASSLLNHKLTHKTGDFRCDFCSKPYTNYMSLRNHMRIHGQKRYMCDLCGKAFRLARYLRNHQRIHDDGPNRFDCPSCCKSYRTMLELAQHRCTAASTSQNRFNCPSCFKSYRTMLDLAQHRCSAAAKNQSGSRRNFSNARRQQQQQQQNNANSMMQHGGHGQDALPSHCVSPMSQPGQGGQPVPDPHQGRPSSVSSQSSQQSMRSSSSNKHHSSSGSTPSSSYSLLQPLVPEVKEMSSGYTRLSANPMPKHQDTFSLAPQRPLTTINPIGHSLHPNGAPTLKPSPVPRTIQAMPWEQRSLYNQ
- the LOC132995622 gene encoding zinc finger protein 646-like isoform X3, giving the protein MYARTNTGSTHGDFQDRNGVNYVTSTETFGHCSQLFWKKDPNDSGPSSTISWCDQLPSSSAALSSSSLSSASLSSSSLSIESRAPAPAPPTSASDDMESDERPYVCDLCTCAYKHASSLLNHKLTHKTGDFRCDFCSKPYTNYMSLRNHMRIHGQKRYMCDLCGKAFRLARYLRNHQRIHDDGPNRFDCPSCCKSYRTMLELAQHRCTAASTSQSGSRRNFSNARRQQQQQQQNNANSMMQHGGHGQDALPSHCVSPMSQPGQGGQPVPDPHQGRPSSVSSQSSQQSMRSSSSNKHHSSSGSTPSSSYSLLQPLVPEVKEMSSGYTRLSANPMPKHQDTFSLAPQRPLTTINPIGHSLHPNGAPTLKPSPVPRTIQAMPWEQRSLYNQ